The region GCAATATTGAATTATACAGAGAAAAATATAAGCAAAGAATACATATATTGCGTAGATGGAAGATGCAATCTTCAAATTGATGGAATCGTAGAAGAACGAGTAGTTTCAAGGTTGAAAGTgaaatcaatttaaatttagAATGGAAGTTTGAAAGTACTCCTTAAATTTTGTAGATGGAAGATGCAATCTTCAAATTGATGGAATCATAGAAGAACGAGTAGTTTCAAAGTTGAAAgtgaaattaatttaaatttagaaTGGAAGTTTGAAAGTACTCCTTAAATTTTGTAGATGGAAGATGCAATCTTCAAATTGATGGAATCATAGAAGAACTAGTAGTTTCAAGGTTGAAAGTgaaatcaatttaaatttagAATGAAAGTTTGAAAATACTTAAATTTTGTACTATACATTAGTACTCCATATAGTAAGAGATTTCATGGAGTTAtgatatattgatattattaGACATTAGTAGAATACTTCTTTTTTTATTGGTTCGAAAGGAAATTATGATCAGAATAATATAGTCTTACGTGATGTGATTATAGTGATTTTAAGCATTATTGCTCGGTGCTGAGCTTGGGAAAGGACTGTTAGCAGATTTAGGATTGGGGATCGATCATCTGACCGTTTGGTTAAAGATGCACGAGTCCCATGTCATTCGATCACATCCCTTGGATTCGAACGAGACATTTGTAGTGCTAAATGATCCTCAAAAGAGTGTCGTAAATCTATTACTAATAATACAGTAATACTACTAGACGATAAAATGAGATGGGATTGACCCTGTCTCGTATTGTTGCCGTCGAAACATAAACCAGCTAAATCAAACCATGCATGAGGGCCCCACTTTGCGAGAGCGACTCTTTGCTGCCGACACTCATTTCCAATTCTAAGCAAATCGCTTAGGCTCGGATCCAGGCTCAGCCTCGGAGCTCCCTCTTTCTTCCCCATGTAAAACCACACCACTTTCCATCTCTGCTTGCCGCCATGCACACACACTACACGGCACACGCACTCTTCACACTCTGCTTCTTCCATTCctattctttccttttttttcttcttcctcacatTAAATTACACGCTTCTGTTGATccattcctctctctctctcagttgAACGCTCAAATTCTCTATTTTGCGGTTTAATCCAACAGAATTGtgccttttttttaattagggtTTAAGCATTCAAAACCTTTCATCAATTCCGACTAATCCGATCTCACTAGTTAACCCTCTCGACTGATTTAAACCCCAATTGAGATCGTATTTGAACTGACACACACTTCTCACAAAAAAAGGGGGAAAGGAATTTGCAGAATGCAGCACACAAAATCAGAATCCGATCTAGCAAGCTTAgctccgtcgtcgccgtcgcgATCTCCGAAGAGGCCGGCGTACTACGTGCAGAGCCCGTCGTCGTCCATGCACGCGACCCCCAATTTCACGAGCCCCATGGAGTCCCCCTCCCACCCCCACTTCGGCCGCCACTCCCGCAACTCCTCCGCCAGCCGATTCTCCGGAATTTTCCGCTCCTCGTCCGGCCGCAAGGCCGGGGCCGCCCGCACCAAGCCCAACGACAAGGGCTGGCCCGAGTGCCATGTCATCGTCGAGGAGGGGAATTACGACGATGACAAGGCCTGCACGCGCCGTTGCCAGGTGTTATTAGCCTTGTTCGGCTTTGTTGTGTTGTTTACCGTCTTCTGTTTGATCATCTGGGGCGCCGGGAGGCCTTTCAAGACCGAGGTTTCTGTCAGGGTAAGCTTTTGCCCGTTTTTGAATTTGGGGATTTCTGTTGAAATTGAGAAAAATGTCATGTGTTTAACCTTGTTGCTTTTGTAGTTGATTAATTGCAACTATTGAACTTCTTCGACTTAGCTAAGATATCGAATCTTTTACTATACGATTCGACTCTTTAATTACTCGATGGAGTTATGTCCAATTGATGTGATTTGTAGCTGAAGCGCTAACACTCTGGATGCTGTGTGCAGACCTTGATGGTCAGCAACATGTACATGGGCTCGGGTGCAGACTTCACTGGTGTTCCAACGAAGATGCTGAATGTGAACGGCTCCTTGAGGATCAGTGTGTACAATCCTGCAACATTCTACGGCATTCATGTCACTGCTACACCGGTCAATCTCTTCTACTCGGAAGTCGTTGTTGCAACAGGGGAGGTAAGGCATCTGCGAACATCCTCTGTTTCGCTTCACAGTTTGGTAGCTATGTGTCTACTCTGATTGTGTGATCCTTCAAATActctactatattttatttactgTTTGTGATGCAGCTGAAGAAATACTATCAACACCGGAAAAGCCACAAGAATGCGGTGGTGCACATAGAGGGAACCCGAGTCCCCTTATACGGGGCTGCATCGAATCTGATAGTTGAAGATGGTGGTGCAGTTCAGGTCCCACTGACGTTGGAGTTTGAAGTGAGGACGCAAGGCGATTTGGTCGGGAAATTGGTGAGGACAATGCACCGGAGAAGAGTGTCGTGCCCACTGATCCTCGATTCAACGAGGAACAAGCCCATCAGGTTCAACAAGGATGATTGCACTTACAGCTGAAGTAACCTACTTGAACCACATTTtgtatactactactattcaaCTTGTAACAGTGAAAGCAATATTCTTTTTTTTCAGTTGTGAAAATAGGAAATGTGAAGGTTGTGGTAACAGTTGTATCCTGTATAATGATTAATGTGCCAACAAATTCAGTTTAGTTGAAAGCAATGATCAGCTCAAAGTGACCATGAGTATAGGATAGTAAAATCCTAAATGAGATTAGTAcatgatggttgggcgaatttttgatggtagtaaatgcaggtaatgaatatagaacacgacacaaggaattacgtggttcgatttactgaggtaaatctacgtccacgggaagaaaggagggcaagattgtattgcttgatctggttttccagcttacaaatacagacttgctaaataatatttgatgtctagagcctttctatctgatctaagttctatttatacattgaactaagatcgtggcttgcatcaccactaactaggtctctaactaggtagtggatgtcgtggaggtcatgagatcctgcatgggtccactatctctttgtttggtccgctatcctgcatgagttgacaccactaaatagatcgtgtagtggaggtcgtggaggttctgcatgagtccactatctcccagttcggtcgaatactgagaccgaactgctgaactattgccgagcagcttttgccgatctgagagtagagcttgattggtcggcttttaccgagctgtaggctggggccgaactctttggtaatgccgaaccgattggttggcttttaccgagctgtgcttttaccgagctgtaggctggggccgaactctttggtaatgccgaactgatactcttccttgggctttgggctgatgggccgtcactgctattgggcttgtttagtacgtaccccatcactaccccccccgaaaagcgaagtgaatcacttcggcgaagcgagtcacttcggcattctggataaaggtacgggggaggctgacgtcaggggacgtgccttgcgcgtgactgcattaaatgcgacagtaaaatccggccgttgaatcctgaaaaggtgggattcgaaacggtgcgatgattttgaaatcttctccgaatctgataaatacgtcctttcttcatcatttgaacacttttgctattgcttcttctgcattctctctctcttttgcgtaaaaaatttccttccactttcaagaatttcttcagaatttcttcagaatttcttcagactttcaaagagtaagaaccatgtcttcttcttcttcttctgagtcaggtagcggtaggaaagggggtaaggggtcttctagccggaaagaatccggggagaaaaccgtagagtattttcacagcatcttgagtaaggatactgtgatatccttacacgaaaaatatttttttcctggggggaaggttgcgattcccgacgaccttcatagggctgactcgccgccggaaggttacgccaccgtttacgaagccggcttggaatgcgggcttcgtttccctcttccccctgcctttgtagagctgctagatttttttcaactccctttaggtcaggtgactccgaactcttggaggcacttatcggcctttgctgccgaactgcgtaggctagacaaggatctgtctctgagggcaatccttaatttcttccagtttaagaggaagggatcttggttttacttgatccctttacagccctttagagccttttgtaaaaccaaatggccgaaatggcaaaatcgcttctttttttataataggacttcggcttcggacttttcctggagagggccgaagtccgttattcctcatcctcgggtagaaccgttggacgagctcgagggcgagctcaataagattcctatgattaggaagcagtacctggagtctgagctcgtcaagggcgacttcgtgttcgactcctcgtcttcggatgaagagaccgagggtgaggaattcttttttgtgccttactgcttttgtggcgaaaactaactttgctttcttgctttttggcagtgtacatgctgaataagattagccgcaaatcctccgagcttaaggagccggagaaagagaaggctaccagctcggcgcctgatgccgagaagaatccgaagaggcaaaagacctcttcggatcccaagaagccggagtcgacttcggcaagtaggaaggggaagacccagaagcccccaagagcgccagagaaagacgtggtcttggcgcctccttcggagcatatctgtgagccatttttatggcccacggacttcgccgaggtgaattgtcttcttgattttctggccttgcttttttcctgtattttttgtggcccctcggttgactttttcctttttccattttcagaggaacgatatgctctccaagctcgtcgccgttgaactctccaaagcgtccaacgattatgctgagatgcagaggaagttggcggctgctcgtcaccaggccgaacaggctaaggcagactttgagaaggccagagctgctaggatctcggcccaggatgaagcccagtttgccaaaaaccagctcgtcatccagcgagagcagacgaaacggagggatgctgccgccgtggttgcccaaggggaggttctccgtgctttcgcggagaaactctttctgagcaatcaattttcggcctttgtcggtgatctgctgaaactgatgaccgataatgccgagcaggggcccgaagtcgttctgccgctgtacggccaagagatagcagctcgtctccagagtctgccgctccttgaggagcttgcttcgtcctcggtcctgctttctgctgaccgagttcgtagttgccgagctgaccgggacgagaatatggaggctatctttgcctccttagggccagtttcacccgctccaattttccacggaaagggtgagaccgagcagcttgatcagcagaccggagacaggcaggccgagcaagaggtgctgctgatcggtgatgggggcaccgagcaggctggggagagcagggaggccgaggctgaagctgaggcagacaaggagaaggaagctgaacctcaccgaggaggcggagacgaagctggcggagtatgatttcgtctcccttctcttagtttagtttcttccttcttgtaaaatggccttgaagccctccttgtgtaaaaaattttttcttatgaatgaaaaaattcttctttctgcacttgtgtcttcgtatagcttttcgtactctcttttactcctgttgtggtttactacctgctcagtaaactgaaatgccgaactgacatagctgctttgtattcttaactctttaaggagctggaggtacttcactggaaacggctgtactcttccgctttagacgaagctgagaaaaaagccatagctgaccagatgaagaatgacgaactcttggcttgtttaatgaagctggaggccgacaataaggacttagagtccgaaaagaaagatctggaggccgagctgaacactgccgtcgctgagaggactgcgtatgaggatttcatctgcaggcgcgggggaatgaccatctctgaagttcaggaacgagttgacgaactgtgggaggaatatcatgtactccggaggaacaatgcgctggagagctcggcttgccaacaagtcgtgaaatcattgcggcgctgggcttctcggtacgacatcattctttcccggcgtccctcaatcgagagattccttaggcatttcccgccaacagatggtcacactccagctcaaacccctgattcacttgctcaaaaccttactccaagtcagcaacgaactcaggaacagccggaaacgtcaagacgagaacggactcaggagcaaccggaaacgtcaagacaaggacggactgaagttcgtagaggagctgtgattatgagtgagcaagatcaacaaatgcttcgtgaagagactcttcgccgccgaggtgctagagcttcccaggctcagggaagaggcggtaggtcgattagagcatctcgtcgacctgcttattcttcagctgccgagaacgcccgaactcggcttcacgaggattttgtgaatagatggctcaactttagcaaccagggacagtagaatagtcctttgtaatggcgtaacgccttctcgtagggcagcggagttgtatgccgaacaagttttaataaatgaaatcttcatttcgcttctattactgcgtatttacagcttagcgaaaaaatttcatcgtgttcgtcctcggtcttatgaagtagacttttttgaccggactcgtcctcggtcttatgaagtaagcttctttgaccggactcgtctttggtcttatgaagtaaacttctttgaccggacttggtcctcggtcttatgaaataaacttctttgaccggactcgtctttggtcttatgaagtaaacttctttgaccggactcgtctttggtcttatgaagtaaatttctttgaccggactaagcttgtgtcctaatttggcgagttttatcgcttggatcggactttcccttgtcctaattcggcgagttttatcgcgtggatcggactttcccttgtcctaattcggcgagttttatcgcgtggatcggactttccctttgttgcagttcgtttcagacggactgcttgtttcttaagctgaattgtggtcttgtatcctccttagaagcttggactcacaatcgttggcttatatatgttctaaaaaggggatcagccttcgaagaacaagatacctcagtaacatttgtaagagacgacacgcacatagacaaaacgcacatagacgaacaaaacgcacatagacgaacatgaaaaacaagtaaaaaacaaagaaagcacatacccctaggaccgaactagacacaagactgactgaccggactgtctcttacaaatggaacttcttgaggttggaaatgtaccatgttcggggtacttgttctcctgacatgtgagtcaatttgtaagaccctttgccgaggacttctgacacccgatatggaccttcccatgtgggttcgagtttgcccagcttttctgctcggcttacttcgttgtttctcaagacgagatctcccacttgaaattgcagctttttcaccctttggttataataccgggctacttgctccttgtacttggcggcttttatgcaggccaattctcttctttcttcggccagatctagttcggctctcagtccgtcatcattcatttctgaggagaaatttagagttcggggactgggtaagccgatctcaaccggaatcacggcttcagtgccgtacaccagactgtacggagtttcaccgttggaggttttgggtgtagttcggtaggaccataggacttgagggagattttctacccattgtcctttggcttgttctaaccgagcttttaaccctttcaccaagatacggtttgttacctccgtttgtccgtttgcttgtgggtgggagaccgaagtgaaccgctgttgaatattcagctcttggcaccaattcttgaatgtcttgtcggtgaactgagtcccattatccgaaatgaggatgtggggtatgccaaatcggcacactatgttcttccagacgaaatccaatgccttcgagctcgttatcgtagctaatggttcagcctccacccacttcgtgaagtaatccacggcaacgataaggaatttcatttgccgaggagcttgtggtaatggtcctactatgtctatgccccattgcataaaaggccaagggctttgcatagcacatagatcggtctgcggcatccttgggatatttgcatgaatttggcacttcgtacatgtcttgacgagctgcactgcttcttgtaccaaagttggccaataatatccccatctcagaacttttttagctaaagctctagctccgatgtggctaccgcaagatccttcatgaacttctctaaggatgtagtccgtctcttctggtcctacacatcgcaataacggttgaaggtaggactttctgtataggactccttcatgaagttcataccgaagtgctcggcatgtgattttccgaacttctctcttatcctcgggcagttgtccttgatctagatactgtaagatcggcgtcatccagttcggcgagctggttactgaatgtacctcagcttcatcaatgcttcggtgtagtaattcctccacctttgagctcggatatgaggccaacttacttaaagtatctgctcggctgttttccgctctgggaatgcggattatccgaaaataagagaaacttcggctaatgctttgcgctttgtccaagtattttttcatcctctcatctcgggcttcacttgtacccagcatgtgattcactatgacttgtgaatcacaatggattttgagagatttgacaaatagactttgcgctaattgaagtccggcaaggagggcttcgtattcggcttcgttattagtagttgggaataagaaccgaagtgaataagttacctcgtgtccgtcgggagcgataagtagaataccagctccacttcccgtcttattcgaagctccatctacgaatccactccagcagtccagcggttctacttcggattcttggggctgtgttagttcgtcattggcaggatttttctgttcggcaataacagggattgcttgatcgaactttgcttctgcaagaaaatctgccaaggcttgtcccttgatggctttccgaggtagatattctattgagtgttctcccaactctatggcccatttggcgattctgcctgatgcttctggcttggtcaaaacttgccgaagtggcagatcggttaagacacataccttgtgagcatagaagtatggccgcagtctccttgctgcatttactaacgccagagcaattttttccagaggttgataccttgtttctggacctcttaatgctcggcttgtaaagtagatgggaagctgctttaggccttcttctcgtacaagcaccgcgctaatggtttgatctgatgccgctaagtataagaatatcacttcggcatctgttggagcagagagaattggaagcttggctaaataacttttgagctcgtcaaaagcctttttctgctcggctccccactcaaactttggtgcctttttcaacactttgaagaacggtagttgcttttcggctgcttgggaaaggaatctattcagtgcggctagacatccagttagtctttgcacatcatgtatggacttcggcatcgccatgttctgaacaacttgaacttttgagggatttgccttgagtccgtcccttgaaacccaacaacccagaaactttcccgaatctaccaaaaaggtacatttttggggattgagtttgaggttggcttttttgagcacgtcgagggtggatttgaggttgtcttcgtactccgaagtgcttctgcttttgacgactatgtcgtcaacatacacttcaacctcttttccgatcaaatgccgaaagagcttatctaccatcctttgatatgtggctccggcattctttaaaccgaatggcatctttttataagcaaagatgccgaaatcagtaatgaaagccgtttttgaagcatcattctcatccattaaaacttggtggtagcctttgtataaatcaagaaaacagaaaatttcgaagccgatcaaagcttctacttttttatctatgttcggaaggggatagcaatctttaggacagtgcttgtttagatcggtaaatctatgcacatccgccatcctccttcttttttcttgatcatcacaggattggccacccaagaaggatatttcacctcgaataatacatccgctttcagtaattggcggacttcgtcatggatgacttgatttctttctgccgcaaagagtctttgcttctgttttataggccggactgaaggatcaatatttaatcgatgagtgattacctcagggggcactccggtcatgtccaacggagaccatgcaaagacatctttgtactccttgaggagctggatggtcttttcccagagtaggggcgttcccgcgaaaccgatcttgaccgttctggatggatcatcttcatataactgaacggtcattgagttcgactctggtgtgacttcggtcatttcgcttgcctctgactccggctgctgtgattgctatgcttgatgatgccgatctgattgctcggcacttttaagcgcaatctgcagacactcttttgctctcttttgatcacctcggatgaccgctatcccacctttagtgggaatcttgatggtgaggtgataagtagagcaaacggcccgaactgcgttgagccagtctcttcccaagatgatgttgtacggggaccgagcttttaccacaaagaactcgatcatcgtactggagcttgtaggcgcttttcccaccatgattggaaggctgataataccttcagggcgggtgtcctcctgggcgaaacttttcagaggaagtggagccggactgagccgagctggatccacttctagtttatcgaaacattctttaaaaagaatgctgactgacgctccggtatccacaaacactctgtggatcagtttgtttgccactccggcttggatgacaatagcgtcttgatgaggagagatggccgggacgggatctgcatctgaaaatgtaatcacttcgtcctgcttcagccttttatgcgttggctcctctcgattgaagcctctgcgctctgacttcagggacgatctagtcttcccggcagggagagcatcaatagtcaggattactccatcatattgcagctcgtcatcgtcttcggggtcctgttgctttttcagatcctgaggagcgcagtttgcacctctctgctttttgttctttttcggctgcttgctttggtatttttttaacgtccctgctttcacaagagcatcaatacctgcagccaaatgtcagcactcctcggtatcg is a window of Salvia splendens isolate huo1 chromosome 3, SspV2, whole genome shotgun sequence DNA encoding:
- the LOC121795130 gene encoding uncharacterized protein LOC121795130 — translated: MQHTKSESDLASLAPSSPSRSPKRPAYYVQSPSSSMHATPNFTSPMESPSHPHFGRHSRNSSASRFSGIFRSSSGRKAGAARTKPNDKGWPECHVIVEEGNYDDDKACTRRCQVLLALFGFVVLFTVFCLIIWGAGRPFKTEVSVRTLMVSNMYMGSGADFTGVPTKMLNVNGSLRISVYNPATFYGIHVTATPVNLFYSEVVVATGELKKYYQHRKSHKNAVVHIEGTRVPLYGAASNLIVEDGGAVQVPLTLEFEVRTQGDLVGKLVRTMHRRRVSCPLILDSTRNKPIRFNKDDCTYS